Below is a window of Candidatus Hydrogenedentota bacterium DNA.
GAATACCGACTCGTCCTCATAAAAAATATGCTGGGTCCCGTTGCCGTGGTGCACGTCAAAGTCAAAAATGGCCACCCGGAGGCATCCCCCCTTTGCCCGAAGCCCGCGCGCGGTGACGGCGATGTTGTTGAACACGCAGAAACCCATGGCATAGTCCGCCTCGGCATGGTGTCCCGGCGGGCGCATGACCACAAACGCATTGTCGCACGCGCCGTCCAGCACGGCACTGCATGCGGTGACGCCCGCGCCCGCCGACAGCAGGGACGCCTCCCAGGTCTTGTCCATCATCACCGTGTCCGGGTCCGGATATTCCCCGCCCCCCAGACAGCACTGCTCGACCGTGTCCACATGCTCCGCCGTGTGAACGCGAAGCAAGTCCTCCCTGGATGCGGGCTCCGGCCTGTACTGAATTTGGCCCAGTCCGGCCCCATTCAGGGCACCCATCACCGCCTTCAGCCGGGCGGGGGACTCGGGATGGAAATCGCCCGTGTCATGCGCGAGCGCCTCCTCACCATACACTATTGCTGTCTGTGCCATAACCATCCCTCGAGTCTGAATGGGGGCATTTTAATGGGCCGCTCCGCGCGATTCAAACCGGACCATGACCGCTTTGACATGAACTCATAATAGTGTTAGAGTGTTTTCCGGCGGTGGCTGGGCTGTGATTTGGATAATTCCAGAAGTTTAAAGCGCACACCCTCCGCGCCTGTGTCTGAAAGTTTGATTAATCCGCGGACGTGACTCATCCCCACCACATCCTTAAACTATGGAGCACACCTCATGAAACCTCATGCCCTGCCATTCACCGTGCTTATGGCAGCCTTGCTGCTGCTGGCCGCCCCCACATCCCCGGCCGAGGAGGGAGGCTATGCCTTCGCGGCAAAATACCCGGCGGACATCCCGGATGGGTGGTATTTTCAAACGCCTTTCGGGGTGGCAATGACCCCCGATGGAGATGTGCTTGTGGCAGACACTGGCTCGCATAGAATCGGCCTTTACTCTCCCGGGGGTGTTTTTGTGCGGGAATGGGGCGGTTTTGGAGTCGGCAACGGCCGGTTGAACACACCCGCAGGCCTGGCGTCGGGAGCGGATGGCACCATTTATGTTGTTGACTCCTCGAATCACAGGGTCCAACGGTTCAACGCCGAGGGGGTGTATCTGGGGCAATGGGGGCAGTTTGGCATGGGTAATGGCGATCTCAACCAGCCTACCGGCATTGCCCTGAGCCCGCTCGGCGACGTGTATGTGGTGGACTATGACAACAACCGCGTGCAAGTGTTTGACGCTGAGGGGGCATATCTTTTCCAATGGGGTGTCATTGGCAATGGGGAGGGTCAGTTTGTCCATCCCCACGGCATCGCCATCAGCCTGTCGGGCGATGTGTATGTATCTGACCGGGACAACCACCGCATCCAGCAGTTCACATTGGAAGGCGGGTTTGTGAGGATGTGGGGCGGGTTTGGCAGTGAAACAATCAATGATCCACCTCCCAACACCCCGGCGCCCAACGGGCTGTTCAACAATCCGCTGGGTCTCTCCGTGGACGCCGCAGGCAATGTTTATGTTTGCGACTCCGGCAACAACCGGGTGCAAAAATTCGACGCAAACGGTGTCTTCGTCAGTTTGTGGGGCGCCACAGGCTCCGGAGACGGCCAATTCTCCTCCCCCTCCGGCGTTGCCGTGGCCGAAGACGGCACCGTCTACATCGCAGACTCGGGGAACAAGCGAATACAGAAGTTCACCAGTCCGGGGGTCTTTGAGGCCGCATGGTCGGCCGCAAGCGAGGCCGACGGCCGTTTTAAGTCCCCCGCCGACGTGGAACTTAACGGCGACGGGGATTTATTTGTTTCCGAGCTCGGCAATCACCGAATCCAAAAACTGACCTATTCCGGAAACTTCGGGATAAAATGGGGGACTTTGGGCACGGTCGGCGATTTTCTCATGAATGAGCCAAGGGGCATCTCGCTCCGCCCGACATCCGGAAATCTTTACGTGGCGGACCGCAGAAATCACCGCATCAAAGTCTTTTCACAGGCAGGCGCTTTTGTCACTGAATGGGGCGGTGTGGCAGGCAGCGGAAATGGTCAAATGAGGCTTCCCGCCAGCATGGCCGTGAACTCATCCGGGAATGTCTATGTGGCCGACACCAACAACAACCGCATCGAGATATTTAATGCCACGGGGACATACGTCAACAAGTTTGGCGCCGTCGGGAGCGGCGACGGCCAGTTGTTCAACCCGCAGGGAATTGTCATCGCCGCGGATGACACCGTGTATGTGGCGGACTCGCGCAACAATCGCATCCAATACTTCTCCTCGACGGGGACCTACTTGGGCAAATGGGGCACGCTTGGAACGGGCGAGGGACAGTTTGACACCCCCCAGGGACTGGCACTGACCCCTGAAGGCGACCTGCTGGTGGCCGACACGGGCAACAACCGCATTCAAAAGTTCAGCCCGTCGGGCGTGTTCCTGTTCCAGTGGGGCGGTTATGGCTGGAATGAGGGCCTTTTCAACGCTCCAACAGGCGTGGGTGTGGACGAGAAGGGGTGGGTCTATGTGGCCGACTCCAACAACCACCGCATCCAGGTTTTCGAGCCCACGGTTGCGGCGGTCCTCTCCAGTGTCATCGCCTCGCCGACCAATGTGTCAACGATTCCCGTCACGCTCCATTTCGGGGACTCGGTGTCCCCCTTTGACGAGTCCATGCTGAACGTGACCAACGCGACGGTCTCGAATTTTGCCGGGGCGGACCAGGACTATACCTTTGATTTGGAGCCCATCACGGACGGGGAAGTCCTGGTGACCATTGACAAGGGCGTCGTGCTAAACGCGAGCAACTGGCCGAATGCCGCGGCGGAATTCTCAATTGTCTATGACGCCACCCCGCCGGTCATCGAGCTGCTGGGCGACGCGGAGGTGACGGTGAACTGCGCCGCTGTGTATGCGGACGCGGGCACCACGGCAACCGACAATATTGACGGCGACCTGAGCGGCGCCGTCGTTGTCACCGGCGCCGTGGACACCGCCGTCCCAGGCGAATATTTCCTTTATTACGACGTTTCTGATTTGACCGGAAATGCGGCGGACACCGTGTCGCGCAAGGTGGTGGTCGAAGACCTCGCCGCACCGATCATCACGTTAAATGGCGTTGAAAACCTGGAGCTTGCCTGCAGGGACGCCTATGTGGAACTGGGCGCGACCGCGCTGGACGCCTGCGAGGGCGACCTGACCGGGCAAATTCAACAGACCGGCACGGTGGACCCGAACACCGCCGGCGTTTACACCGTTGAATACGCCGTCGAGGACGGTTCCGGAAATGTGGCCGAGACCAAAGTGCGGACGGTGACGGTGCTTGACGACCTGCCGCCGGAACTCACGCTCAACGGCGCCGCGGTTCATTATGTCGAGTGCCAGGAGCCCTACATTGAGCCGGGCTTCCTGGCGGAAGACTTCTGCGCCGGCGACATTACCGGAAAGGTGCTGGTCGGCATCCGCCGTCTGGATATCGGCGAACCCGGCGATTACATGATTCAATACATCGTTGCGGACCCGTCAGGCAACTTCTCACAATTGCTGGAGCGCACGGTGCGTGTGGTGGACACGACGCCGCCGGTGCTCTCCCTGCTCGGCGACGCGGCCATGACCATTGAGTGCGGCACGGCCTATGTTGAGCCGGGCGTGGGCATCTTTGAGGAGTGCGACGCGGACATCTCGTCCAGCCTGACGGTGGACGGCGAGGTGGACGCAACCGTCCCCGGTGTGTACATCCTCACCTATAGCGTGTCGGACGCCTCCGGCAATGACGCCGCCCCGGTCCA
It encodes the following:
- a CDS encoding histone deacetylase gives rise to the protein MAQTAIVYGEEALAHDTGDFHPESPARLKAVMGALNGAGLGQIQYRPEPASREDLLRVHTAEHVDTVEQCCLGGGEYPDPDTVMMDKTWEASLLSAGAGVTACSAVLDGACDNAFVVMRPPGHHAEADYAMGFCVFNNIAVTARGLRAKGGCLRVAIFDFDVHHGNGTQHIFYEDESVFFVSLHEYPQFPGTGFPYERGKDNTTLNFQMPPGCSPDQWINTVKGVVVPQLQLFAPDFLLISAGFDAHRLDPLGNQLLEAAHFGEMTRLVRDIARGKVVSFLEGGYHLEALGTSSVAHVGALSE
- a CDS encoding DUF5011 domain-containing protein gives rise to the protein MKPHALPFTVLMAALLLLAAPTSPAEEGGYAFAAKYPADIPDGWYFQTPFGVAMTPDGDVLVADTGSHRIGLYSPGGVFVREWGGFGVGNGRLNTPAGLASGADGTIYVVDSSNHRVQRFNAEGVYLGQWGQFGMGNGDLNQPTGIALSPLGDVYVVDYDNNRVQVFDAEGAYLFQWGVIGNGEGQFVHPHGIAISLSGDVYVSDRDNHRIQQFTLEGGFVRMWGGFGSETINDPPPNTPAPNGLFNNPLGLSVDAAGNVYVCDSGNNRVQKFDANGVFVSLWGATGSGDGQFSSPSGVAVAEDGTVYIADSGNKRIQKFTSPGVFEAAWSAASEADGRFKSPADVELNGDGDLFVSELGNHRIQKLTYSGNFGIKWGTLGTVGDFLMNEPRGISLRPTSGNLYVADRRNHRIKVFSQAGAFVTEWGGVAGSGNGQMRLPASMAVNSSGNVYVADTNNNRIEIFNATGTYVNKFGAVGSGDGQLFNPQGIVIAADDTVYVADSRNNRIQYFSSTGTYLGKWGTLGTGEGQFDTPQGLALTPEGDLLVADTGNNRIQKFSPSGVFLFQWGGYGWNEGLFNAPTGVGVDEKGWVYVADSNNHRIQVFEPTVAAVLSSVIASPTNVSTIPVTLHFGDSVSPFDESMLNVTNATVSNFAGADQDYTFDLEPITDGEVLVTIDKGVVLNASNWPNAAAEFSIVYDATPPVIELLGDAEVTVNCAAVYADAGTTATDNIDGDLSGAVVVTGAVDTAVPGEYFLYYDVSDLTGNAADTVSRKVVVEDLAAPIITLNGVENLELACRDAYVELGATALDACEGDLTGQIQQTGTVDPNTAGVYTVEYAVEDGSGNVAETKVRTVTVLDDLPPELTLNGAAVHYVECQEPYIEPGFLAEDFCAGDITGKVLVGIRRLDIGEPGDYMIQYIVADPSGNFSQLLERTVRVVDTTPPVLSLLGDAAMTIECGTAYVEPGVGIFEECDADISSSLTVDGEVDATVPGVYILTYSVSDASGNDAAPVQRTVTVEDTTPPVITLEAVSPLVMECGSEFEPGLLALDACEGDITGLVTVDGEVNPGVPGDYTITYNVTDGSGNAAVPVTLDVTVVDNTAPAILLAGSGAMTAECGDDFTDPGFETLDACDGDLTAQTVVEGEVDGRTPGEYTLTYTVTDTAENQTVVTRTVTVEDTTAPAIALNGPAVMPLPCGAPYIEAGATATDRCEGDLSGQVVITGLVDPATPGEYEITYQATDGAGNESVVITRTVTVTNSEPPVFSLDPPEVNPHVECGGTVPGVLTAMDLCEGDLTDMVETIGTVDTRSPGEYVVVHRVKDAAGNEAMPLVRLITVEDTRPPILAIIGGANMTIECGAEFTDPGPVALDTCEGYLTEKVTVTGTVNTGEPGVYTLTYNVSDRFGNASPPVVRTVTVRDTTAPLITLLGDETVSLTLGSAYTDAGALVDDVCDAAVTVVAEGEVDTDTPGLYTITYFAADNSGNEAIPVVRTIIVQAVCCPGEPEAILQEAGILLVEHFDALDTDGDGVLSFDEVKAGVTGIDEDLFNALDLDLDGWLDSEELEVAAMGPDVTPPVITLTGAAQITLECPGVFNDPGATALDDRSGDISGRIARTGTVNASSPGEYPLVYTVSDDEGNPAEPVVRTVTVAD